The uncultured Bacteroides sp. genome has a segment encoding these proteins:
- a CDS encoding C40 family peptidase translates to MEYAICFVPNNPLRIEHDEASEMLTELLFGEACTVTESWGNWSKIINKTEGYVGWVTTKMLTAVSKEYFDAYDPAAQTVVTSYFSQAVSETTGEKILLTGGSLLPEYKEDGTFRVKNDRFRLNPADALPLKESLLDTARRFLNTPYLWGGKNAMGMDCSGLTQVVMRMHGIHILRNASQQAKQGELISFTQEALPGDLAFFDHGDGHISHVGMVAEEGYIIHCSGSVHIDKLDDQGIFSKELNKYTHDLRFIKRYL, encoded by the coding sequence ATGGAATACGCAATCTGTTTTGTTCCCAATAATCCTCTTCGTATAGAACATGACGAAGCTTCGGAGATGCTCACTGAACTCCTTTTCGGAGAGGCCTGCACTGTGACAGAATCATGGGGCAACTGGAGTAAGATTATCAATAAAACCGAAGGATATGTGGGGTGGGTAACCACTAAAATGCTGACTGCGGTGAGTAAAGAGTACTTTGATGCTTATGATCCTGCAGCGCAAACAGTAGTAACCTCGTATTTTTCTCAGGCCGTGAGTGAAACAACCGGCGAAAAGATTCTGCTTACCGGCGGAAGTCTGCTTCCCGAATACAAGGAAGACGGAACGTTCCGGGTAAAGAACGACCGTTTTCGGTTGAATCCTGCCGATGCTCTTCCATTAAAGGAATCATTACTCGACACAGCCCGCCGATTCCTTAACACTCCGTACTTATGGGGTGGGAAGAATGCCATGGGAATGGACTGTTCGGGACTCACACAAGTGGTGATGCGTATGCACGGCATTCATATACTTCGTAACGCCAGTCAGCAAGCAAAGCAAGGCGAACTGATTTCGTTCACACAAGAAGCACTTCCGGGCGACCTGGCATTCTTTGATCATGGCGACGGACACATCTCACATGTGGGAATGGTGGCGGAAGAAGGCTACATTATTCATTGTTCCGGCTCGGTTCATATCGACAAACTCGACGACCAGGGAATATTTAGCAAGGAACTAAACAAGTACACACACGATCTCCGGTTTATAAAAAGATATCTGTAA
- a CDS encoding HU family DNA-binding protein gives MSILFKAAPLNDARKKEEKQLYYAVPQRKELVTIDELSSLISGRCTATSGDVKLVLEEFANTLINELKNGNSVKLDKIGTFSLSLTSNKVTNPDKLRVTDVKVGRLLLRPAPSFMTKMKDATFERKG, from the coding sequence ATGAGCATTTTATTCAAGGCGGCACCCCTCAATGATGCCCGCAAGAAAGAGGAAAAACAACTTTATTACGCAGTCCCCCAACGAAAAGAGCTGGTAACCATTGACGAGTTGAGCTCGCTGATATCTGGCAGATGTACCGCTACATCGGGCGATGTGAAACTGGTGCTCGAGGAGTTTGCCAACACATTGATCAATGAGCTGAAGAACGGTAACTCAGTAAAGCTGGATAAGATAGGAACATTCTCGCTGTCACTCACTTCAAACAAAGTAACCAATCCGGATAAGCTTCGTGTTACGGATGTAAAGGTAGGCCGGTTGCTGCTTCGTCCGGCACCGTCATTCATGACAAAGATGAAAGATGCCACCTTTGAACGGAAAGGATAA
- the trpS gene encoding tryptophan--tRNA ligase, with protein METVVSGIRPTGNLHLGNYFGAVKSFLQMQNEYNCYFFIADWHSLTTHPKPNDIVQSARTILAEYLACGIDPEKATIYVQSDVKEVLELYLYLNMNAYLGELERTTSFKDKARKQPDNVNAGLLTYPTLMAADILIHKAVKVPVGKDQEQNMEMARKFARRFNTIYGTDLFVEPASFSLSDKAIKVPGLDGSGKMGKSEGNCIYLMDDAKTISKKVMKAVTDAGPTAPNSEKPEVIQNLFTFMDIVSTKDTYDYFNEKYNDCSIRYGDLKKQLAADVIAFNEPIREKILDYSANTEYLAKVAKQGAERAQESAAKTLKEVREIIGFREF; from the coding sequence ATGGAAACAGTTGTTAGTGGAATTCGCCCTACAGGTAATCTGCATCTGGGCAACTACTTTGGAGCAGTGAAGAGTTTTCTGCAAATGCAGAATGAATATAATTGTTATTTCTTTATTGCCGATTGGCATTCCCTTACTACTCACCCAAAACCAAACGATATAGTTCAGAGCGCACGCACTATTCTTGCTGAATATCTGGCTTGCGGTATTGATCCTGAGAAAGCTACCATTTATGTACAAAGTGACGTGAAGGAGGTATTGGAACTTTATCTTTACCTTAACATGAATGCTTATCTGGGCGAGCTGGAACGTACCACTTCTTTCAAGGACAAAGCGCGCAAACAACCGGATAATGTGAATGCCGGATTGCTGACTTACCCTACTCTTATGGCTGCGGATATTCTTATTCATAAGGCAGTGAAGGTGCCAGTGGGCAAGGATCAGGAACAGAACATGGAGATGGCGCGTAAATTCGCACGCCGTTTTAATACTATATACGGAACTGACTTATTCGTTGAGCCGGCTTCTTTCTCTCTGTCGGATAAAGCTATCAAGGTTCCGGGACTGGATGGATCGGGTAAGATGGGAAAATCGGAAGGTAACTGCATTTACCTGATGGATGATGCCAAGACTATCAGTAAAAAGGTGATGAAGGCGGTAACTGATGCCGGACCAACTGCGCCTAACAGTGAAAAGCCTGAGGTTATTCAGAACTTATTCACTTTTATGGATATTGTGTCTACTAAAGATACTTACGATTATTTCAATGAGAAGTACAACGATTGCTCTATCCGTTACGGAGATTTGAAAAAGCAATTGGCTGCCGATGTTATTGCCTTTAATGAACCTATCCGCGAAAAGATTCTGGATTATTCAGCAAACACAGAATATCTTGCTAAAGTTGCTAAACAAGGAGCCGAGAGAGCTCAGGAAAGTGCAGCTAAAACACTGAAGGAAGTAAGAGAAATTATCGGATTCCGCGAGTTTTAA
- a CDS encoding P-loop NTPase fold protein has translation MDITKKHNKKKENKRYWNILFLLSFFFLSSFIFPEVWYSIINNLIIYPILSKVEDQSLTVSISVLITGVFYLIFYIYNHKHEKTRNWVRIIFIFVLIIIYLLCRFAASGWGFLHFYYLSSIAYSDFLFLILIILFILDLRMLLKVRTIIKLEEKHSPFYTDTPTSEDDYKRQPLAKQVYQNLKSTFESYNRKEIDAFTIGICGAWGSGKTSFFNLIKEEMKEDSAIFFECKPWLCNNEKEIITEFFNAIKKELTPYNPSISRHTDSYLEKLLQIEDNVYTRAIRFICSTYNNKTSLSEYEQLKRSIKMIGCPIFIFLDDLDRMNGNEILETLKIIRNTANFTNIFYIVAYDKEYLLKTMEQSNICSPENYLEKIINLEIPLPAFEGNVIIEQLNNIIYEKIKGYNFNEKEIQKCLNLLNEKKFPISYWFASFRDVYRFANSFAISLKMLSEQLENRSTDKEIYLPDLFLLEMLKYKYLIIYNILKDNPTSILDGSKYLFTLKSNFTEYYNIISGISEIKKMSTQIAEREKGSNPECNDEKKIEINNFIPELLRKDQKRNEGCIAILFDLFPEGNVYRDNQSIQIIHSYYKYFAYRLRDKDIPFNKFIAVIYNDKASVKNKINKYLDEEKKESLHHNFSVLIQRRADYDFSKIFESLIIYTQIYDNKQEERNYSINNDIDDYWRILLSRTERDKKGSPLGSIDSKNREIVIDILKKKEETIRKGILNKVNSSELSEPNKYIISIDDLESLK, from the coding sequence ATGGATATAACAAAAAAGCATAATAAAAAGAAGGAGAACAAACGATATTGGAATATTTTGTTTCTACTATCATTTTTCTTCTTATCATCATTCATTTTTCCTGAAGTTTGGTATAGCATCATTAATAACTTAATTATTTATCCTATTCTATCGAAAGTTGAAGACCAGTCTTTAACAGTAAGCATTTCTGTGTTAATTACAGGAGTATTCTATTTAATTTTTTACATATATAATCACAAGCATGAAAAAACACGAAACTGGGTTAGAATTATATTCATTTTCGTATTAATAATCATATATTTACTCTGCAGATTTGCAGCCTCTGGATGGGGCTTTTTACATTTCTATTACTTATCATCAATTGCTTATTCGGATTTTCTATTTCTCATATTAATTATACTCTTCATTTTGGATTTAAGAATGTTATTAAAAGTTAGGACAATAATTAAATTAGAAGAGAAACATAGTCCTTTTTACACTGACACTCCAACCTCTGAAGATGATTATAAACGACAGCCATTGGCAAAACAAGTATACCAAAATCTCAAAAGTACCTTTGAAAGCTATAACAGAAAAGAAATTGATGCTTTTACTATAGGAATCTGCGGTGCCTGGGGCAGTGGAAAAACATCCTTTTTCAATCTCATAAAAGAAGAAATGAAAGAAGATAGTGCTATATTTTTTGAGTGCAAACCATGGTTATGTAATAATGAAAAAGAGATTATTACGGAATTCTTCAACGCAATAAAAAAGGAACTAACACCATATAATCCATCAATATCAAGACATACAGATTCTTACCTTGAAAAGCTTCTACAAATAGAAGATAATGTTTATACAAGAGCTATTAGATTTATCTGCTCAACATACAACAATAAAACTTCTTTAAGTGAATACGAACAGTTAAAACGTTCAATCAAAATGATAGGCTGCCCAATATTCATTTTTTTAGATGATCTAGACCGAATGAATGGAAACGAGATATTGGAAACACTTAAAATAATAAGAAACACAGCAAACTTTACTAATATCTTCTATATTGTTGCATATGATAAAGAATACTTATTGAAAACCATGGAGCAAAGTAATATTTGCAGTCCAGAAAATTATTTAGAAAAGATTATAAATTTAGAAATACCATTACCTGCATTCGAAGGCAATGTAATAATAGAACAGTTAAACAATATCATTTATGAGAAAATTAAGGGCTATAACTTTAATGAAAAGGAGATTCAAAAATGCCTTAATTTATTAAATGAAAAGAAATTTCCAATTTCATATTGGTTTGCAAGCTTCAGAGATGTTTATAGATTCGCAAATTCCTTTGCAATCTCTTTAAAAATGCTATCAGAACAACTAGAGAATAGATCAACTGATAAAGAGATTTATTTACCTGATCTGTTTCTTCTAGAAATGCTCAAATACAAATATCTGATTATCTATAATATTTTAAAAGATAATCCAACATCAATACTTGATGGCTCAAAATATTTATTTACTCTTAAAAGTAATTTTACAGAATATTATAACATAATATCTGGTATCTCTGAGATCAAAAAAATGTCAACGCAAATAGCAGAAAGAGAAAAAGGAAGTAATCCTGAATGCAACGATGAAAAAAAAATAGAAATCAATAACTTTATTCCAGAATTACTAAGAAAAGATCAAAAAAGAAATGAAGGATGTATAGCTATCCTTTTTGATTTATTCCCAGAAGGAAACGTATATAGAGATAATCAATCAATTCAAATCATTCATTCCTATTATAAATATTTCGCCTACAGACTTAGAGATAAAGACATCCCTTTTAATAAATTTATTGCTGTAATATATAATGATAAAGCATCTGTCAAGAACAAAATAAATAAATATTTAGACGAAGAAAAAAAAGAATCATTGCATCACAATTTTTCAGTCCTAATTCAAAGAAGAGCTGATTATGATTTTTCCAAAATATTTGAATCACTTATTATCTATACTCAAATATATGACAATAAACAGGAAGAAAGAAACTATAGCATAAATAACGATATTGATGACTATTGGCGAATTTTACTAAGCAGAACAGAAAGAGATAAAAAAGGAAGCCCACTTGGAAGCATTGATTCTAAGAATAGAGAAATTGTAATTGACATTCTAAAAAAGAAAGAAGAAACAATAAGAAAAGGTATTCTTAATAAGGTTAATTCTTCCGAACTTTCAGAGCCAAACAAATATATTATATCTATTGATGATTTAGAATCATTAAAATAA
- a CDS encoding YaaA family protein: MQIIISPAKTINTKSSQKAPVRSIPQFVNEAKEIALHMAQYSIEELERLLKISPKLALETFKRFEAFHSDEAPSLQALLAYTGMVYKHIAPTDFSNEDFLYAHEHLRIASPFYGVVRPLDMIKAYRMEYDVKLPELGGITMADYWKPRLTQSFIEDVKMSGNVLVNLASMDIQSSLDWKLLEKEVRVITPEFKIWKKGKLDTVTIYAKMARGEMTRFILKNRIENPEKLKTFTWEGFTFDPEHSADNRMAFIC; the protein is encoded by the coding sequence ATGCAAATAATAATATCCCCAGCCAAAACGATAAATACAAAAAGTTCGCAGAAAGCCCCAGTAAGATCAATCCCACAGTTTGTCAATGAAGCAAAAGAGATTGCGCTCCACATGGCGCAATATTCTATTGAGGAATTGGAACGGTTGCTAAAAATTAGTCCGAAGCTGGCTCTGGAAACTTTTAAGCGGTTCGAAGCGTTTCATTCTGATGAGGCTCCTTCCCTTCAGGCTTTGCTGGCATATACAGGAATGGTGTATAAGCATATTGCTCCGACGGATTTCTCTAATGAAGATTTTCTTTATGCACATGAACATTTACGGATAGCATCTCCCTTTTATGGAGTGGTGCGTCCGCTGGATATGATAAAGGCTTACCGGATGGAGTATGATGTAAAGCTGCCCGAGCTGGGAGGAATAACAATGGCCGATTACTGGAAACCGAGACTTACTCAATCTTTTATTGAGGATGTCAAGATGAGTGGGAATGTACTTGTAAATCTGGCAAGTATGGATATTCAGTCTTCGCTTGATTGGAAACTTCTTGAAAAGGAGGTTCGGGTAATTACTCCCGAATTTAAAATATGGAAAAAGGGAAAACTGGATACGGTGACTATCTATGCAAAGATGGCACGAGGAGAGATGACTCGCTTTATTCTGAAGAATCGTATTGAGAATCCGGAGAAACTAAAGACTTTTACATGGGAAGGGTTCACGTTTGATCCCGAACATTCGGCGGATAATCGAATGGCGTTTATATGCTGA
- a CDS encoding TonB-dependent receptor, with amino-acid sequence MKKIFSVLVAIIVCQSISAQVLQIKGRIMSVTKQPIEFANVILRKADSTFVTGGMTDSKGKFSMDNLQKGIYNLQVSSLGYQSKSMSIRDFTQDVDLGNIEIDSAAVALNEVVVTAANVINEADRKILLPSSRQMRASTNGFNLLQQLNLKRIQVDVLRNTISASGGGEVQLRINGVKSSIQEVMSLRPEDILRIEHHEDPGLRYGGAEAVIDYITRRRDSGGFIALDLTDSPHIPFGDNNLTAKFNYKKSEFGVFYYGGYRAMDHMWRENSETFNFADGKSLTRLEDGTPDKWAKNWHYMQMNYNYQEADKWFFNATLRGNINADPKMNFKSYLYPTNNPSKGVNMTDRSSSWEHIPSLDLYFQRNLKNQQSLILNVVGTYIDSNSERYYKEMQGTETLTDLTTIVNGNKYSVISEGIYEKGFKAGRFSTGIKHTQSFTNNEYTGSSLSKTEMKQSETYAYTEFQGKIKKFNYSLGIGGSRSWFSQGGVGYQSYTFRPTASLKYNFNDNSFLRYRGNIYSSAPSLSDLSNVEQSIDSLQIRRGNSNLKPVMTYTNSLNYDIKKGIFSGSLFLGHWYRNKPIMEETRVENNKFIRTNDNQQSWQKLNSEAELSVNPFKDHFIVKAVTGFSYFDSKGNNYHHTYSNMYYRGEASAYYKQWSAFFQIQGHKNNFFGETLEIGENYHLFGVMYKHKQLSVGAMMINPFVDNWKAGSENMNANAPSKNWVYIKESSRLLSFKVSYSFNFGRKYESAQKRLNNEDKDTGVMSSKK; translated from the coding sequence ATGAAAAAAATATTTAGTGTATTAGTTGCAATAATCGTCTGCCAATCAATCTCAGCTCAGGTTCTGCAGATAAAAGGACGAATTATGTCAGTAACCAAACAGCCTATTGAATTTGCAAACGTTATTCTCAGAAAAGCGGATTCAACCTTTGTAACAGGCGGAATGACTGACTCAAAAGGAAAGTTCAGTATGGATAACTTACAGAAAGGAATCTATAACCTGCAGGTATCCAGTTTAGGATATCAGAGCAAAAGCATGAGCATTCGTGATTTCACTCAAGATGTCGACTTAGGAAATATAGAAATCGACTCGGCTGCTGTGGCACTCAATGAGGTTGTTGTAACCGCTGCCAATGTAATCAATGAAGCCGATCGCAAAATATTGTTGCCATCTTCCAGACAAATGAGAGCCTCAACCAACGGGTTTAATCTTTTGCAGCAGTTAAATTTAAAACGAATTCAGGTAGATGTTTTGAGAAATACCATCTCAGCATCTGGTGGCGGAGAAGTTCAGCTAAGGATTAACGGTGTAAAATCCAGCATTCAGGAAGTGATGTCCTTACGCCCGGAAGATATTCTCCGCATTGAACACCATGAAGATCCGGGACTTCGTTACGGAGGAGCCGAAGCTGTAATTGATTATATTACCCGCAGACGAGACAGCGGTGGTTTTATTGCACTCGACTTAACCGACTCTCCACACATACCATTCGGGGATAACAACCTTACAGCTAAGTTCAATTACAAGAAATCTGAGTTTGGAGTATTCTACTACGGCGGTTACAGAGCAATGGATCACATGTGGCGTGAAAATTCAGAAACATTTAATTTCGCGGATGGTAAAAGCCTTACCCGGTTAGAAGATGGTACACCTGACAAGTGGGCAAAGAACTGGCACTATATGCAGATGAACTATAACTATCAGGAAGCAGACAAATGGTTCTTCAACGCTACCCTCAGGGGAAATATCAATGCCGATCCAAAAATGAACTTCAAGAGTTATCTGTATCCCACAAATAATCCATCGAAAGGGGTAAACATGACAGACCGTTCTTCTTCCTGGGAACACATTCCGTCTCTTGACCTTTATTTCCAACGAAACTTAAAGAACCAGCAATCTTTGATTCTTAATGTTGTTGGTACTTATATTGATTCAAATTCAGAGAGATATTACAAGGAGATGCAGGGAACAGAAACACTTACTGATCTGACAACCATAGTTAATGGAAACAAATATTCAGTTATCAGTGAAGGTATTTATGAGAAAGGGTTTAAAGCCGGACGTTTTAGCACAGGGATAAAACACACCCAGAGCTTCACCAATAATGAATATACCGGAAGTTCTCTTTCCAAAACCGAGATGAAACAATCAGAGACCTATGCATATACAGAGTTTCAGGGGAAGATAAAGAAGTTCAACTATTCTTTGGGTATTGGTGGTTCACGTTCATGGTTTAGTCAGGGTGGCGTAGGATATCAAAGTTACACATTCCGGCCAACAGCCAGTTTGAAGTATAATTTCAACGATAACTCTTTCCTTCGCTATCGTGGTAACATATACAGTTCGGCCCCTTCTTTATCTGATTTAAGTAATGTAGAGCAGTCAATTGACTCTTTGCAAATAAGAAGAGGTAACAGCAACCTGAAACCAGTGATGACATATACCAACTCTTTAAACTATGATATAAAAAAAGGAATCTTCAGCGGGAGCTTATTCCTGGGGCATTGGTACCGCAACAAACCAATCATGGAAGAAACAAGAGTGGAGAACAACAAGTTTATCCGCACCAATGACAACCAACAAAGCTGGCAGAAGTTAAATTCAGAAGCAGAACTTTCAGTCAATCCTTTCAAAGATCATTTCATTGTAAAGGCCGTAACCGGATTTAGTTATTTCGACAGCAAAGGCAACAATTACCATCATACATATTCAAACATGTATTACCGTGGCGAGGCAAGTGCCTACTACAAACAATGGTCGGCCTTCTTCCAGATACAGGGTCACAAAAACAACTTCTTTGGAGAAACTTTAGAGATTGGCGAGAACTATCACCTATTCGGAGTAATGTACAAACATAAACAACTAAGCGTGGGAGCCATGATGATTAATCCGTTTGTTGATAACTGGAAAGCAGGCAGTGAAAACATGAACGCTAACGCTCCTTCAAAGAATTGGGTATATATAAAGGAGTCGTCCAGATTGCTTTCTTTTAAAGTTTCTTACAGCTTCAACTTCGGTCGTAAATATGAGTCAGCCCAGAAGCGTTTAAACAATGAAGATAAAGACACAGGAGTAATGAGTAGTAAAAAATAA